A single genomic interval of Daucus carota subsp. sativus chromosome 1, DH1 v3.0, whole genome shotgun sequence harbors:
- the LOC108205433 gene encoding 7-dehydrocholesterol reductase — protein MVEKTKMVVKEEKTQMVHSPILTYFSMLSLLSLCPPFVILLWYTMVHADGSIYQTFDLFRQNGLQAFYDIWPKPSMTAWKIIFCYGAFEAALQLWLPGKRVEGPISPAGNRPVYKANGMAAYAVTLITYLSLWWFGILNPSIIYDHLGEIYSALIYGSFIFCILLYLKGHVAPSSTDSGSSGNAIIDFYWGMELYPRIGKNFDIKVFTNCRFGMMSWAVLALTYCIKQYETNGKASDSMLVNTALMLIYITKFFWWEAGYWNTMDIAHDRAGFYICWGCLVWVPSIYTSPGMYLVNHPVNLGIQLSLYILLAGILCIYVNYDCDRQRQEFRRTNGKCVVWGKAPSKITATYTTSSGETKTSLLLTSGWWGISRHFHYLPEILAAFFWTVPALFSHFLPYFYVVFLTILLFDRAKRDDDRCRSKYGKYWKLYCQKVPYRIIPGMY, from the exons ATGGTGGAGAAGACAAAGATGGTGGTGAAGGAGGAGAAGACCCAAATGGTTCACTCACCCATTCTCACTTACTTTTCCATGCTTTCCCTTCTTTCTTTGTGCCCCCCTTTTGTTATTTTACT ATGGTATACCATGGTTCATGCTGATGGGTCTATATATCAGACATTTGATTTGTTCAGGCAGAATGGGCTTCAGGCATTTTATGATATTTGGCCAAAACCCAGTATGACTGCGtggaaaattatattttgttatggAGCTTTTGAGGCTGCACTTCAATTGTGGCTACCTGGAAAGAGAGTCGAAGGACCAATTTCTCCTGCTGGGAATAGACCTGTCTATAAG GCGAATGGCATGGCAGCATATGCAGTGACATTAATTACTTACCTTAGTCTTTGGTG GTTTGGGATATTAAACCCTTCCATTATCTATGATCATCTTGGAGAAATATATTCAGCCCTTATTTATGGCAGCTTCATCTTTTGTATTTTGCTATACCTAAAG GGTCATGTGGCACCATCGTCTACCGATTCTGGTTCATCAGGCAATGCAATAATTGATTTCTATTGG GGTATGGAGCTATATCCTCGCATCGGCAAAAACTTTGATATCAAAGTGTTTACCAACTGCAGATTTGGGATGATGTCTTGGGCGGTTCTTGCTTTGACTTATTGCATAAAGCAG TATGAAACAAATGGAAAAGCATCTGATTCAATGCTGGTAAACACTGCGCTAATGCTAatctatattacaaaatttttctGGTGGGAAGCTGGATACTGGAATACCATGGATATTGCACATGATCgag CCGGTTTTTATATATGTTGGGGATGCTTGGTGTGGGTTCCATCTATCTACACTTCTCCGGGCATGTACCTTGTTAATCATCCCGTGAATCTTGGAATCCAA CTTTCTCTGTATATTCTTCTAGCAGgcatattatgcatatatgtcAATTATGATTGCGACAGGCAAAGGCAAGAGTTTCGTAGAACAAATGGGAAGTGTGTGGTTTGGGGAAAAGCACCATCAAAG ATTACCGCTACATACACTACCAGTTCTGGTGAGACAAAAACCAGTCTTCTCCTGACTTCAGGATg GTGGGGCATATCTCGTCATTTTCATTACTTGCCAGAAATATTGGCTGCCTTTTTTTGGACAGTACCAGCTCTTTTCAGCCAT TTTCTACCGTACTTTTATGTTGTCTTCCTTACCATCCTTCTTTTTGACCGAGCCAAAAGAGATGATGATAGATGTCGGTCAAA GTACGGAAAATACTGGAAGTTATATTGCCAAAAGGTTCCGTACAGGATCATACCAGGCATGTACTGA